The following proteins are encoded in a genomic region of Pseudomonas sp. Os17:
- a CDS encoding cobyric acid synthase: MTTLMVQGTTSDAGKSTLVTALCRWLLRQGVSVVPFKPQNMALNSAVTADGGEIGRAQAVQAQAANLVPHTDMNPVLLKPNSDTGSQVIIHGRAVTTMNAVAYHDYKAIAMQAVLASHERLRGAYEVVMVEGAGSPAEINLRAGDIANMGFAEAVDCPVLLIADINRGGVFAHLVGTLELLSPSEQARVKGFIINRFRGDLALLQPGLDWLEARTGKPVLGVLPYVMDLHLEAEDGIDQRQAGKVEQVLKVVVPVLPRISNHTDFDPLRLHPQVDLQFIGPGQAIPAADLIILPGSKSVRGDLAYLRSNGWEQALARHLRYGGKVLGICGGLQMLGEQLHDPLGLEGTAGSSPGLGLLAFATVLEEEKQLRNVSGRLTLENAAVSGYEIHAGVTRGPALEQAAVQLDDGRSDGALSADGQILGTYLHGLFETPAACSALLRWAGLEAVQEVDYHALRERDIERLADLVEQHLDTRALLTLCGR; this comes from the coding sequence ATGACCACCCTGATGGTGCAGGGCACCACCTCGGATGCCGGCAAGAGCACCCTGGTTACCGCGCTGTGTCGCTGGCTGTTGCGCCAGGGCGTCAGCGTGGTGCCGTTCAAGCCGCAGAACATGGCGCTCAACAGTGCGGTGACCGCCGACGGTGGCGAAATCGGTCGGGCCCAGGCGGTCCAGGCCCAGGCGGCCAACCTGGTGCCCCACACCGACATGAACCCGGTGTTGCTCAAGCCCAACAGCGACACCGGCTCCCAGGTGATCATTCACGGTCGCGCCGTGACCACCATGAATGCCGTGGCCTATCACGACTACAAGGCCATCGCCATGCAGGCGGTGCTGGCTTCCCATGAGCGCCTGCGGGGGGCTTATGAGGTGGTGATGGTGGAGGGTGCCGGCTCGCCGGCGGAGATCAATCTGCGTGCTGGCGACATCGCCAACATGGGCTTTGCCGAGGCGGTGGACTGCCCGGTGCTGCTGATCGCCGATATCAACCGCGGCGGGGTGTTCGCGCATCTGGTGGGCACCCTGGAACTGCTGTCACCCAGTGAGCAGGCGCGGGTCAAGGGCTTCATCATCAACCGCTTCCGAGGCGACCTGGCCCTGCTGCAACCGGGACTGGACTGGCTGGAGGCCCGCACCGGCAAACCGGTGCTCGGGGTGCTGCCCTATGTGATGGACCTGCACCTGGAAGCCGAGGACGGCATCGATCAGCGTCAGGCCGGCAAGGTCGAGCAAGTGCTCAAGGTGGTGGTGCCGGTGTTGCCGCGGATCAGCAACCACACGGATTTCGATCCGCTGCGCTTGCATCCCCAGGTCGACTTGCAATTCATCGGGCCCGGGCAGGCGATTCCTGCCGCCGACCTGATCATCCTCCCCGGTTCGAAAAGCGTGCGCGGCGACCTGGCCTACCTGCGCAGCAACGGCTGGGAGCAGGCTCTTGCCCGGCACCTGCGCTACGGCGGCAAGGTGCTGGGTATTTGCGGCGGCCTGCAGATGCTCGGCGAGCAGTTGCATGACCCGCTGGGGCTCGAGGGCACAGCCGGTTCCAGCCCGGGCCTGGGCCTGCTGGCCTTTGCAACCGTGCTTGAAGAGGAGAAGCAGCTGCGCAACGTCAGTGGCCGCCTGACCCTGGAGAATGCGGCGGTCAGTGGCTATGAGATTCACGCCGGGGTCACTCGTGGCCCGGCCCTGGAGCAGGCCGCCGTGCAGTTGGACGATGGGCGTAGCGACGGAGCCTTGAGCGCCGACGGGCAGATTCTCGGTACCTACCTGCACGGCTTGTTCGAAACCCCGGCGGCCTGCAGCGCGCTGCTGCGCTGGGCCGGCCTGGAGGCGGTGCAGGAGGTGGACTACCACGCCTTGCGCGAGCGCGATATCGAGCGGCTGGCGGATCTGGTGGAGCAGCATCTGGACACCCGCGCGCTGCTCACGCTCTGTGGTCGCTAG
- the cobD gene encoding threonine-phosphate decarboxylase CobD: MLEHGGRLRKAAQEYGIAEEAWLDLSSGLAPWPFPIPAIPLRAWARLPETDDGLEQAACAYYGADEVLPVAGSQAAIQLLPRLRRAGKVGVLSPCYAEHAEAWRRSGYRVREVLEQEVDFFLDSLDVLVVVNPNNPTGLSLTPERLLDWHARLAQRGGWLVVDEAFMDNTPDLSLARHAHQVGLIVLRSFGKFFGLAGVRLGFVLAERRLLKLLAEHVGPWAVSGPTRVLGQACLRDVEGHVRQRRRSEVASQRLSQVLEGFGFKPQGGCALFQWLITAEAEQLYQFMARRGILLRLFAHNSSLRFGLPADDADWARLEQALQAYRKDYP; the protein is encoded by the coding sequence ATGCTTGAGCACGGCGGAAGGTTGCGCAAGGCGGCCCAGGAATACGGGATTGCCGAAGAGGCCTGGCTGGATCTGTCCAGCGGATTGGCGCCCTGGCCGTTTCCCATTCCGGCCATTCCCTTGCGGGCCTGGGCGCGCCTGCCGGAAACCGATGACGGTCTGGAACAGGCGGCCTGTGCCTACTACGGTGCCGATGAAGTACTGCCGGTGGCCGGTTCCCAGGCCGCGATCCAATTGCTGCCGCGACTGCGGCGGGCGGGCAAGGTCGGGGTGTTGTCGCCCTGTTATGCCGAGCACGCCGAAGCCTGGCGCCGCAGTGGCTACCGGGTGCGAGAGGTGCTGGAGCAGGAAGTGGATTTTTTTCTCGACAGCCTCGATGTGCTGGTGGTGGTCAACCCCAACAACCCCACCGGCCTGAGCCTGACTCCGGAGCGCCTGCTGGACTGGCATGCCCGCCTGGCCCAGCGCGGCGGCTGGCTGGTGGTGGATGAAGCCTTCATGGACAACACCCCGGACCTGAGCCTGGCCCGGCATGCCCATCAGGTGGGGCTGATTGTCCTGCGCTCGTTTGGCAAGTTCTTTGGCCTGGCCGGCGTGCGCCTGGGGTTTGTCCTGGCCGAGCGTCGGCTGCTCAAGCTGCTGGCGGAGCATGTGGGGCCCTGGGCGGTCAGTGGACCGACCCGAGTGCTGGGGCAGGCGTGCCTGCGGGATGTCGAGGGGCATGTGCGGCAGCGCCGGCGCAGCGAGGTAGCCAGCCAGCGCCTGAGTCAGGTCCTGGAAGGGTTCGGCTTCAAGCCCCAGGGCGGCTGTGCCCTGTTCCAATGGCTGATCACCGCCGAGGCCGAGCAGCTTTATCAATTCATGGCACGGCGCGGCATTCTGCTGCGGCTGTTCGCCCACAACAGCAGCCTGCGCTTCGGCCTGCCCGCCGACGATGCCGACTGGGCACGCCTGGAGCAGGCGCTGCAGGCCTATCGCAAGGATTACCCATGA
- the cbiB gene encoding adenosylcobinamide-phosphate synthase CbiB — protein MSVALLSVAAVALDALLGEPKRWHPLVAFGRMADRIEQRFNAAGRGWRSHGVSAWVLAVLPLTLLATALSWLPYIGWLVEILALYCALGLRSLGEHVEPVAQALRSDDLQEARHRVGFLVSRQTSELDATAVARAATESVLENGSDAVFAALFWFAVAGAPGVVLYRLSNTLDAMWGYRNERFERFGWAAAKIDDLLNYIPARLVALTYALLGKTRLALKCWRRQGPTWDSPNAGPVMAAGAGALGVELGGAAIYHGELHQRPPLGEGEPASADSIDRGWQLVQRGVWLWLLILCLGAEFYA, from the coding sequence ATGAGCGTGGCGTTGCTGAGTGTCGCCGCCGTGGCGCTGGACGCGCTGCTGGGCGAACCCAAGCGCTGGCATCCGCTGGTGGCCTTCGGCCGTATGGCGGATCGTATCGAGCAACGTTTCAACGCCGCGGGCCGGGGCTGGCGCAGTCATGGCGTCAGCGCCTGGGTGCTGGCGGTACTGCCCCTGACCCTGTTGGCCACCGCGCTGTCCTGGCTGCCCTATATCGGTTGGCTGGTGGAGATCCTGGCGCTGTATTGCGCCCTGGGCCTGCGCAGCCTCGGCGAGCACGTCGAGCCGGTGGCTCAGGCCTTGCGCAGCGATGATCTGCAGGAAGCACGGCACCGGGTGGGGTTCCTGGTGAGCCGCCAGACCAGCGAACTGGACGCCACCGCCGTGGCCCGTGCGGCTACTGAATCGGTGCTGGAGAACGGCAGCGACGCCGTGTTCGCCGCGTTGTTCTGGTTTGCCGTGGCCGGCGCACCGGGGGTGGTGCTCTATCGCCTGAGCAACACCCTGGATGCGATGTGGGGCTACCGTAACGAGCGTTTCGAGCGTTTCGGCTGGGCGGCGGCGAAGATCGACGACCTGCTCAACTACATTCCTGCGCGTCTGGTGGCCCTGACCTACGCCTTGCTCGGCAAGACCCGGCTGGCGCTGAAGTGCTGGCGCCGCCAGGGCCCGACCTGGGACAGCCCGAATGCCGGCCCGGTCATGGCGGCCGGAGCGGGAGCCCTGGGAGTGGAGCTGGGCGGGGCGGCGATCTATCACGGTGAGTTGCATCAGCGTCCGCCTCTGGGCGAAGGCGAGCCGGCCAGTGCCGACTCCATTGATCGTGGCTGGCAGTTGGTGCAGCGAGGTGTCTGGCTGTGGTTGTTGATTCTGTGTCTGGGGGCTGAATTCTATGCTTGA
- the bluB gene encoding 5,6-dimethylbenzimidazole synthase: MSEQGFSAAEREAVYRAIAERRDMRHFAGGSVEPELLRRLLEAAHQAPSVGLMQPWRFIRISDRPLRGRIQQLVEEERVRTAEALGERSDEFMQLKVEGIHDCAEVLVAALMDGRERHVFGRRTLPEMDLASLSCAIQNLWLAARSEGLGMGWVSLFEPQALADLLGLPAGAKPLAVLCLGPVTEFYPAPMLALQGWAQPRPLSELLYENYWGVSQ; encoded by the coding sequence GTGAGTGAGCAGGGATTTTCTGCGGCGGAGCGTGAGGCCGTGTATCGCGCCATCGCCGAACGCCGGGACATGCGGCATTTCGCCGGCGGTAGTGTCGAGCCCGAGTTGCTGCGCCGTTTGCTGGAGGCGGCGCATCAGGCGCCCAGCGTGGGGCTGATGCAGCCCTGGCGTTTTATCCGCATCAGCGATCGCCCGTTGCGCGGGCGTATCCAGCAGTTGGTGGAGGAGGAGCGGGTGCGCACCGCCGAGGCGCTGGGCGAGCGTTCCGATGAGTTCATGCAGCTTAAGGTCGAAGGCATCCATGACTGTGCCGAGGTGCTGGTGGCGGCCCTGATGGATGGCCGCGAGCGGCATGTCTTCGGCCGGCGGACCCTGCCGGAAATGGACCTGGCCTCGCTGTCCTGTGCCATTCAGAACCTCTGGCTGGCGGCGCGCAGCGAAGGTCTGGGCATGGGCTGGGTGTCGCTGTTCGAGCCCCAGGCCCTGGCCGACCTGCTGGGGTTGCCCGCCGGTGCCAAGCCCCTGGCGGTGCTGTGCCTGGGACCGGTTACCGAGTTCTATCCGGCGCCGATGCTGGCGCTGCAGGGCTGGGCGCAGCCCCGGCCATTGAGTGAGTTGCTGTATGAGAATTACTGGGGAGTGAGTCAATGA
- a CDS encoding cobyrinate a,c-diamide synthase, giving the protein MTDVRHCPAVLIAAPASGQGKTTVTAALARLHRNQGRKVRVFKCGPDFLDPMILERASGAPVYQLDMWMVGEQESRRLLWEAAADADLILIEGVMGLFDGTPSSADLARHFGVPVLAVIDGTAMAQTFGALALGLARYQPDLPFAGVLANRVGTLRHAQLLEGSLTEGLRWYGALSRETDIELPSRHLGLVQARELNDLDLRLDAAAEALASSCQVELPPAVSFAAPAPVACAPLLEGVRIAVARDEAFAFTYGASLDLLRAMGAQLHFFSPIHDTQLPEADSLYLPGGYPELHHQALAQNRAMLDAIRAHHGAGKPLLAECGGMLYLLDSLTDVEGRCAELLGLLPGAAVMQKRLAALALQAVELPEGGLRGHTYHHSLTTTALEPIARGISPNGGRGAEAVYRDGRMTASYVHFYFPSNPAAVAALFAPSPAGSVSGE; this is encoded by the coding sequence ATGACCGATGTTCGTCATTGCCCGGCGGTATTGATTGCCGCACCGGCTTCCGGCCAGGGCAAGACCACCGTGACCGCCGCCCTGGCTCGCCTGCACCGCAATCAGGGGCGCAAGGTACGGGTGTTCAAATGCGGTCCGGACTTTCTCGACCCGATGATTCTCGAACGCGCCAGCGGCGCTCCGGTGTACCAGCTGGACATGTGGATGGTGGGCGAGCAGGAAAGCCGGCGCTTGCTCTGGGAAGCCGCGGCTGACGCCGACCTGATCCTGATCGAAGGGGTCATGGGGCTGTTCGACGGCACCCCCTCCAGTGCCGATCTGGCACGGCATTTCGGGGTGCCGGTGCTCGCAGTGATCGATGGCACCGCCATGGCCCAGACCTTCGGGGCGCTGGCCCTGGGCTTGGCCCGTTACCAGCCGGACCTGCCGTTCGCCGGGGTGCTGGCCAACCGGGTCGGCACCTTGCGCCACGCGCAGTTGCTCGAAGGCAGCCTCACCGAAGGCTTGCGCTGGTACGGCGCCCTGTCCCGGGAAACCGATATCGAACTGCCCAGCCGGCACCTGGGGCTGGTGCAGGCTCGTGAACTGAACGATCTCGACCTGCGCCTGGATGCCGCCGCCGAGGCGTTGGCCAGCAGCTGCCAGGTGGAGCTGCCGCCTGCGGTGAGTTTTGCCGCGCCAGCGCCAGTGGCCTGCGCGCCCTTGCTGGAGGGGGTGCGCATCGCCGTGGCCCGCGACGAGGCGTTTGCCTTCACCTACGGTGCCAGCCTCGATCTGTTGCGGGCCATGGGGGCGCAGTTGCATTTCTTCTCCCCTATCCATGACACGCAGTTGCCGGAGGCGGACAGCCTGTACCTGCCCGGTGGCTACCCAGAGTTGCACCACCAGGCCCTGGCGCAGAACCGCGCCATGCTCGACGCGATTCGTGCCCACCATGGTGCGGGCAAGCCATTGCTGGCCGAGTGTGGCGGCATGCTGTACCTGCTCGACTCCCTGACCGACGTCGAAGGCCGGTGCGCCGAGCTGCTGGGGCTGCTGCCCGGCGCGGCGGTGATGCAGAAGCGTCTGGCCGCCCTGGCCTTGCAGGCCGTGGAGTTGCCGGAGGGCGGCTTGCGTGGCCATACCTACCATCACTCCCTGACCACGACCGCCCTTGAGCCGATTGCCCGTGGCATCAGTCCCAACGGTGGGCGGGGGGCAGAGGCGGTGTATCGCGACGGGCGGATGACCGCTTCTTACGTGCATTTCTACTTTCCGTCCAATCCGGCAGCGGTAGCGGCGTTGTTCGCTCCATCTCCTGCAGGGAGTGTGAGCGGTGAGTGA